A window of Phragmites australis chromosome 2, lpPhrAust1.1, whole genome shotgun sequence genomic DNA:
GGATGGGGCCGTGTGCTGCTGAAGCAGCCCATACCGTTCTAATGTTTGGGCTAGGCCTATTGAAGCCCAGAAGTGCAACAGAGGCCTTTCTTCAGCTGTTTGAATAGTGAAATGAAGCTGTGACTGGAACAAGTGCACGCTTCATTCCATTTCTTTTCGTGTTTTTCCCGATGTTGCTGTGTAATTTGGGTCGGTTGGTTGGTTTTTGTGCCCTCGCCTCGCTCTCGAGTCTCGACACTCGGGACGCCGCCGCGTGGAGGGGAGCGTCCGTCTCCTCCGCCTCGGCGCGTAGAGCCGGAGGACCCGTGACGAGAGGCGGGCGCATCATGTTGGGCAACTCCAAGTTTTTCAGGCCGTGGGCTCGGAGTAGTTTTCTAAGGCAGCCCATGCCGTGCCTCGCAACTGATGGTTGTGTTCGGGCCAGGAAAATTCACATGGGCTGCTGCGTTCAAATGAAGATGAGCTAGGACTATCGAAAGCACATCAGTCGGATGCATCTTGCAGGGTATCGGGCTCAGATCTTTATTTGGGCGCTGGGACAAGGGTTTGGCTTCTCTTTTTGTACCTACCGTCATAGGCATGGCCTACAGTGATGAGCTGACGCTAACCTCACTCGCTCTCTGCCTCCGTGGACGTAGTAGAAACTCAAAACTTGCAATTGCATAGCTGCATTGCTCCCAAAATGCTCATTCGAGTGGCAAGGACACTACAAGATACAACCAGTTATGGTACCCACAAGACTATGTTCTTCAGTGGTTTTCTTGGAGAAGTGCATGCATTATATTGGCATCGACCATTGAAACCACTGCTGCAGAAATGCAGAATGCGTCATATGTACGTACATTGACCAGACCCTATGTATTTAATAAGTTCGTTCGTATAGTCTAAAATAAGTTTGTTCTTATGCGCGATTTGGCAGGTTTCGGTGAAGGTTTAATCGTGTCTGATGAAATCAGCGTCTGTTTTTATGTACAGTTTGCCCTGCTGCCTCAACTCAACGTGCCGGCACCTCTTACCTGACCCATCCGTTTTTCTAGCTATACATGTAATAAGCACTACGTAGTTCTAACTTCTAAACAATTGGCCATTTGACAAGGATTGATGCGAATGTGTAGGGTTCTTAATGTCCTGAACTCGACAAAACGGGCATTATATCGGTGGCCATCTAACCAGCTGGTGAAAAGCAGACCGAATCTAACCGGGGAATCGACATTGCTTGATTTATTGTTGAGAAATCCATAGCATGCCATTTGCACTTGCTCCATAGACAAAACTAGCTTCCAGCTGCTGCAAACGAGCGAGGCCCTAGGTCCCTAAGCTAGTTAGACGGATTTCTCACTATAAACACCACAGTTATCTGCTCGATCCTTCGGTGGATACATGTAAACGTGCGGGAAATTGATGGTCGATTCGTGGTATAGAACACCGCAAAACCGACCATCAAAATGGTTGCAGAGTGACACGTCTGGAGAACGACCGGGCAGAGGGAGAGGTTAGTGACGAGCTGGGACACCATGGCTGCATGCAAGTGCAGCGGAAGTAGGGGCCCGGCCGGGGGCGATAGATCGACAACTGCTACGAAAAAGACTATGCAGTTTGGGCTCTAGTTTATGTGCGCCTCTGGAAACTAAGATCTGATCACTTCTCCTAACCGGCCACCTTTGTACGTACTATGTTCACGCCGTCTGCTCGTAGGCTGGTCGGTCGCGTCCATCACCATGCCAGGGCCCGACTGATAAGAAAACGAGCGCGTCCCTGTCGTCGCTTATCAGTGTCAATTTCGCGACCAGGAACCGGCCAACGCATCGCGAGACGACAACGGCGCCCGCTACTATATTTAGGCCGGTTTATTTTCTATTTCATTCTGTTTCTGTTGCTGATGCCATAAGTTAAATAGCAGAAATTAGAACAAAcgaaattttgaagaagtgatTTATAAAGAAGCAAGAAATATGCTTGTGAGACGTTTGTTGAGAAACTATATACTTAGAAGCCAAAACTTTGTTGTAGAATCCAAACAATCTATTTTTAAATACAACTGTTTAGACAAACAAACAATATAGTTTTTCaaaaagttaaaaataaaaGCTCAAACAAACCTGCTCTTATCCTAGTATTGCACGATTTGACCGGTGGCCCGAGATAATAGTTGACTCGGTTCGGATAATAGTTGACCCTTGTTCTATCTTATATACACTACtcgtttgttttgtttttgtttttatgtGGATGGAGCTAGTTGACATACGATGTTCTGATGTGACCATCTAGGATCTGATAGTGTAGTTTAACGAGCTCAAGGGAAGGAATGCAAATTACATCAAAGACCTCGATCACATCTCAATAGTAGTGCCTGCTTACAACTAGCCGAGGTGATCTCAAATTAACCCGGGCATTCACCTCCTTCTTAAGTGAATGCCAGAGATTCTAGCATAACTAATTGTTTCATTTCGAAAGAACTGGCTGAGATACCGGAACAGTATATATACAATAGAAGTAAGCTCAGAAGAACCCCCTTGGTAGAACACGGGAAACTTGTTGTTTTTTTTGGGGGCATTTCCTGCGTGCTTTTTAACATGGGAAATTTCACGTTTCAGATAGTGAATTCTAGAATTCTGTATACGTAGATAGAGACGTGAGATTTAAACTAACCTGCTCTAAGCTTCAAAACCTTGGGGCTTCAGTATAATCAAATGTCAATGCAAGTAGAAGTACAAGTAGTACACTGTATTGGTATATTTTTATAATCCAGATTTTTAGTTGGATTATTTAGAATAATACCAAGTTGTTGCCACTTTGGTTTTCTTTTCTGTATAAGCACATATGCTTAACCCTCAAACTCAAGTAGTTCTAGACTTCTACTTAAGTACGCAATAACGATATGAGCTCACCATCTCCTAAACAGCTACATCACAGCTGATCACAAGATGACGAAACTACAAAcctagatgatatcatctaatATAAGCGTTCTCTTGTTAGAAGGAAGGAGCTTCACTAGTTCAGTTGCCTCGTTCAGTTCTTTGGTGCTAGCAGAAAACATAGATATTGAATACATAATCAAATTAAactctctctcttatctctctcacacacacaagcACGCGCGCGCACGCGCATACACAGAGTCAAGTCCAGGCAACAGATTTGATGCTATCAGTCCACAGGAAAATGGAGAGAACTACAATCTGATCAGATTGATCACTCGAGGGAAACAGACAAATAGTTACTTCACCACTCATCTAAAGTTTTTATCTGAAGACACATAGTATAGCTTAATTACTGCAGTCGTCGCAGCTGATCTGTCGATCATTCTTTCGTGCTGAAGCTACCAGTAGCAATTGACTCAACCATGACCTTAAATTGTTATTCTAGTTATCTTAATTATTCTATCTATCCACCATACTTAATCGTCATTATTGAGACATGTTGATTGAGTTATTTATTAGGGGGACTTGTAGTCGTCATCCCTATAATTATCTCCTTCATGCCCATAGAATAGAGGCTTGGGTATTCGATGCGTAAATCATGTCTGATTTAATTTGGTGCAGCACTTAGCCCATAGAATATATGATCTGTACATTATACTTAGACTAATCCCAGTGGGCACCATAGACATTAAATGCGTTGCCACATACTACTATTTGCTGATTTGACATAGAATTAATGAGGAAAGATAATAgggttagaccatctccaacagctactttaaatttttatcctcaaaattttattacagcatcccctatctttaacactgtagcagtactgtatcactggatagagcatctgttgaagatgaatttctagtgctacagtagaccgcaaagtactgtagtaCTGGAATTTGCAGGTTTGGAGATTTCGTTGGAGATGACCTTATAGTACAACATCTATAAGATATAACCTTAGTACGAAATCCAACTCATTAAAAACGGAAAGAACAAATGCCCTCCCAATTCATAGTCACAACTCACAGTTTCATGTGACGTGATAGTTTTAGAAGCTGTGATAAGATATTATCTCTATTCTTTTTACTTGTCGCTCAGTGCATTGACAGTTCTCCAATATATGTCTTTGATCATTGTTTTTTCCAAACATATGTATCGAAAGTTACTAAAAGTATAACCatttaaagtattttttatgaaaagtaTACTAATAACATTTTTATATgataaattttaatattttttatatattagtggtcaaactttataaaatttaattgtATGTATCCCTAAACAATATATATTTAAGAACAGAGGTAATACAAATGATTGGGGTAACCTCCTTTTGATGTATTGAGGCCGAGTGCTAAATGAAATCTTTTACTCCCCCGTACGTTGTGAACAcaaatgtctttttttttaatgatgccTCCTCCAAATTGTATGGTCTTCACGAGATCAAAGGGTGCAGGACGGGACCTCGAGCCTCGCCGGCTCGAGTCGCTCCATACGGTCTTACCAGAACATGTTCCTTCACAAATGTctttctgataaaaaaaaaagtcgtTTTGGACTTTCTCTCCATGCGCCTCAAAGAGCTTGCACAAAGCTGGTTAGTGGAGGAGGCATCGATGCAACGCGTAGTATAAATCCAACATGGATTGATTACACTGAATGGAATTAACATGCGCCGTTGCATCAAACTGAATGGAATGACCTATGAGAGGAATGTGGTGGCATATGATTCCAAATAGCGATTGATGTACAATGCCCGGGTGGTACGTATTCCGCAGGCACCACGGCATCTGAGAGTAGGGATGTAAGTGGGGCGGGCCGTGCCGCCACCCCATTGGGCTAGCCCGCACCGCGAGCCCGCATAGCGCCGCAAATCAGCCCACTTCGATGAAGCGGGTCCATGCGGGCAAGCTAGGAGTTCCAGCGGCACCGTGAGCCCGCAAAGCTGCACGAGAGGAGCCCCGCATAGCGCCATGGGAGAAGTCGCCGCCGTCCATGGCTGAGGCGCACCCTTGCCGCCGGCCTCCCCTGGGCCCTGGCTCTGCTGCCTCATCAACCGCCCCAATCGCCTGCGAGCCCTCCATGGCCACCCTTGCTCAGCAGGATCTTCCGCCAAGTCGGTCGGCTACGCGCCCTTCGCCGCCAACCACGGTGTTGTGCTCCACCTCCCCCACtgccgccgctcctcctcctccttcctctgctgcCGTCTCACCGGTAATTTCTTGAATCTTCATTTGTTTAGTGGCGTGATGTCGTTCTTAATGCAGCATAGTAGATCTGTAGGGTTTCATGCAGCATAGTATACAGCACTGAACTTGTGAACTTACTGCTTCATTTTGCAAGTGAAAATTCGCAACAGCGTCTAGAGCTTTTTCTCGTTTTTTCTCTCTGGCAAGATACCTATACATTATAACAAGACTATCATCAGTTGCAATTAACAATTGCTAGTCTTTAATTTCACCTACTCAGAAATTAACAGTTGCAATTAACAGTTGCAATTAACAATTGCTAGTCTTTAATTTCACCTACTCAGAAATTAGGGTTGGCTTTTGAATAATTTATTTTGTACCGTGgacaaaaataaaaagggaaaagttgaaCTTTGGAAGGAGAAGGGGATATTGCAAGAACCACATAGAGAAAAGGTGAGTTTCTGAAAAATTGATTTAGTGGCAGGTTTGATTAAATTCTACAAAGTCTCTTCTCTAAATAAAATTTGGAAATGGTGAATCTGTATAAAGATAGTTCTTAGATGTCCGTGTCTTATCTAGGTAGCAGCAGCTCAAATGTAATATTTTGTTTGTAATTATGTTTATGATGAAGCAATTAGGTTCTACCACTTTTACCTCTGAGGATTTTCTGCAGATAGTTTGTCAAACTTATTCATAAtttggtgcctgtggagttaTCAGGTACTAACTTccatgtttgaaaaaaaagatacTAACTTCCTTGTCCTCAATGGCAAAGCAGAAGATCCCCGGGGGGAATCGAGCGAAGGCATCGGATGCAAAACGGTTCAGCTCACCAATAATACCAATGGTCGTGAAGTCACCAGGGATAAGGCTAATGTTGTCGCCAAGGCTTAGGTCTCCATCCCCAATGTCAATATCTTCTTCTCGCCAGAAAGCAAGTAATCCTAGTCATGGTAAGTATTGTAATCCGCTGCTACTATTTTGTTATAAAAAGCATATCTTCTGTGCAATATGCTTTCATGCCATTGTCTTGAAATATGCTTTCCATGCATGTGGTTAGGATCTTCACGTAAAAATAGAAGACGCAAACTTAGATCTGACATATGGATTGATTTTGAGCCTATATATGACAGTCAGACTCTTGTGCAAGCTAAGTGCAAGCATTGCAACAAATTATTCAAATCTACTCGAGATGTTGGCACAAGTGCTTGTCGTAGGCACTTGAAAAGTTGTGATGGAAAAACTAGATTGGATCGTATGCTTGCTCAAATGAACTCTAATAATGATGCTTCTTTGAAAGATTGGAAATTTGATCAAGAAGTATCTCGACTGGAATTGGTTAAGTTGATTGTTGTGCATGAAATGCCTTTTAGCTTAGTTGAGTACCCAAAATTCAGAAGCTTTGTTGCTAGCCTAAATCCTTGGTTCACACTAGTTTCTAGAACTACCATCAAGGCTGATTGTGTTAGTACATATGGGGAAGGGAAGGTAGTCCTACGAGAGATTTTAAAGAAATCAACTTCTAGAGTTTCTCTCACGGCTGATTTATGGACCTCGAATCAAACTCTAGGCTATTTGTGTGTCACATGTCACTATATTGATGATGACTGGAGAATTCATAAAAGGATCATAAAATTTACTCTCGTAGAGACACCTCATGATGGTAGAACCATGTTTAATGCAATGTTAAGGAGTCTCCAGGATTGGAATATAGAAGATAAAGTCTTTGCATTAACATTAGACAATGCAACAGTAAATGATTCTTTTGTGAGGTCATTGCAAGAAAATCTTGTAGCCAAGCGATTGCTAGTTTGCAAAGGAGAATTATTTCATTATCGATGTGCTGCACATGTCTTTAATCTCATAGCTCAAGAGGGTTTAAAGGCTATTAGTGGTGCTACCTACAACATCAGAGAAAGTGTAAAGTATGTTAAGAGTTCCCAAGCTCGCAAGCAGAGATTTGAGAAAATGGTTGAGCAAGTGGGCATATATGAGAAGCGCCCCCCTCTTGATGTAGCCACCCGTTGGAATTCAACATATAACATGCTCCTAACATCTTTGTTGTATAAGAGGGCATTTGAGGCTTTGAGTCGAGAGGACACTCAGTACATATATGAGCCTTCAGATGAGGAATGGAACATGGCTGACAAGCTTTGTGGTTTGTTGAAAGTATTCTCCGATGCCACTAAAGTAGTATCGGGCTCAAAATACCCCACTGTGAGCTGCTACTTCCATCATGTTTGGGAGGTGAAGAAAATGCTAGAAAGAGAGTCGTCAAATCCAGACTTGGTTATTGCAACTGTGGTACATGAGATGCggcaaaaactaaaaaaatattgggATATGTCATTCTTGAAAATTTGCATTCCTGTTGTTTTTGATCCTCGGTTTAAGTTAAAGTTTCTTGAGTTTCGCTTGAGGCAGGGCTTTGAGGGTACAACATCTAGTTGTCTTTCCATAATTGAGAAGACAACTAGAAAGCTCTTTGATGAATATTCCTTACAAATGGGTGATTTAGTCATTGAGAATGCACAAACAAACAACAATAATGAGTTAAATGTTGATGAAAGTGGCCCATGGGCAGATTGGAGCCAACATCAAAGTGCGCAGCAAATAAAAAGAGTTAGTGAGCTAGACAAGTATTTGGAAGAAGAAACTGTGCCCGTAGGAGTTGATTTCGATATTCTGCAGTTTTGGAAGATGTACTCAACTAAGTATCCTATACTTGCACGTATGGCACGTGATTTGTTGGCAGTCCCAGCATCAACTGTGGCTTCAGAATCTGCTTTTTCTACCGGAGAGAGGGTGATCAATGACTATAGGAGCAGGCTAAGCAGCGATACAATAGAAGCTCTTATTTGTCTTCAAGATTGGATTAGAGAAAATGGTACATTTCCCTATACTGAAAGTTCTAGCTTCTATATATATTGTGCTAAATACATTGTTTATGTAACCGTGTATTGACTCTCTTTCAAATATTTTCAGATACTACTAGTGATAATATAGCAGGAAATTTGATGGGAGATGATGATGAAAGTTAAGGTAATCTTTTTGTCTGATGCTTCCTGTCAAAGGGATGTACACATCTTCATATTAGTTATCTGTGGATCTTATTTCAGCAGTTGAGCAATCTGGACATCGTCCACTTGATGTGCGGATAAGGATTTCCAATTCCTTTCAGTTTCATTTGTCCCTGTGGTATCTGAGTTTGAAGCTGATTAGCTGACAACGGTTCTCATTTGGTCATGCACATTCAGACATGTTTTGACTCTGTTTTGCTGCTGTTGTTGATCAGCTCTTGTCTCTTACTACTGATGCAATGTGTACACAGTTGAGGATATTTTTGCTGCTGTTGTTGATCAGCTCTTGTCTCTTACTACTGATGCAATGTGTACACAGTTGAGGATATTTTTGCTGCTGTTGTTGATCAGCTCATTTGGTCATGCACATTCAGACATGTTTTGATTCTGTTTTGACTTATGATTAATATGTTATTTTGGTAATTCAACTCGTTGTGACTGTTTCTTGAGTTGTAATTTACAACTTGTAATTTACAACTTGTAAATATGCTTCTCCGTTGTTTTCAATCATGTGACACGGCATGGTAAGAAAATAAGCCTACAGCAAGCAAGCAAAGCCCGCAAAGCTGAAAAGCATACAGCAAGCAAAGCTGCATGCAAGCTAGCGGTGGCATTGTTGGTTGCCGCAAAGCCCGCAAAAAATGTTGTGGCGGCGTGTGGCCTGCCGCATGAGACCGTCTAAGTGCTGCGGCTGGTGCGGATGCGGGCCGGGCAGCCGCAACCCGCCCACTTGCATCCTTATCTGAGAGGGGCCGAAATTCTGAATAGTGTCTGGTAATGCAATGCCACGGGAATACTTGGTGAAAGCATCGATTGGCAGCTACATACACTTACCAAAGTGCCTTTGGATCCCAACGTGCTCTTACAGCTTGCATGCATTTGGTCCTGATCGATCAATTTGGAGACGGAAATATGTGCGTAACAGTGCAGTAAAACCAAACGGTTATTATCACACGACCTTAGAATGAGTTATCACATACGGTAGTTAAACCACATTACAGACGGATTTGGTTACCGACTGTAAAAAATGTCTATGTTTTCGTGCTCGTCACAGATATGTATCACCCCGTCTGTAATATAGGTGCACACAGACATATTTGATTAACAATTGCGTCTGTAATATAGCTGCACAACTGTCAATTTTTTAAGTATCACATACGGGTTTACTTTAGTAATCGCATGTATGTGTATACTGTCACATACGAGTTTTTTACAGAACCGTATGTGCCTCTCAGATGGCTTCATATGGAGATTTAAAAACTGTCTGTGTCTGGCTTATGATTTGAGACGGAGTTCATAAGAAACCATCTATGTCATATGACATAGACTACTTTTTAGATCAAAATTTACATCCGTATTATTTTAAGAaccatttatttatatatatttcagaCGTATTGGTGTAAAAATCGTCTATGTATCCTTACCCCCCTCTCCACCAATTTTGCTCCCAGACACCCATTTGGATATACTACAATTTCATTACATTATGCACCATATATATagataattaatataataaacaCATATAACAATCACATAGTACAAAATTAAACAGAATTTATTATCGAAGTTATACAATGTATAACATTCTTTCACACATGTAAAGAACTCATTATCAAATTAGCTGCACAATGTAGCATAAACATCAGATACATCAATGTCCATATACATCTCATAGTTCAAATACATCCATGCATCACCAATCTTAATAAAACTCCAATTTCTTGTTTATTACTTGAGAAAGTAAGAAAAGGATGAGTCGTCCTCGGATTTCAGCAAGTGTTGTAGTTGACAATATAGTTGCTGGCAGTTTGATAGTGTGTCAGTATGGAAAATATGTAAGTAATGGGCATATGTAAATCAAGATTGACTGAAAAGTGATAATGTATGACTTTTGGATCTTCATGGCGACTCATGTAAGTGATATGTTGCATGTGGAGGGTAACATAGAAGCCACATGAGTTGCCCCGTGGTTGCGGTAGCACTGGAAAgtctataaatatatttatgtaAAGTGGGTTAGACACATAGTAACAATAAGAACATATTTAAAAGATTTTTCTATACCAGGTGTTTAAAAAGAATTATTTAGTTTGGTTGATCCTTTTGGATGTGGATCTTGTTTGAGACGGATGTATGCATCGAAAGCTCTACATGCATGCAAGAACAATATAAATTTAAGTGCTACAATAGGAAAATAACCTCAAATGAATTGAGTATAGTCTGAGAGAACTCATGTATCGATAAGATTTTGCAGTGTAGTATAATTATGCTATTGCTCCTTTATGGAATCTATGTACCATAACTTTTTGTCTTTATGAACTATAACCACTAAAACTCAATGATTACCTGAGCTATAGGGaaacataaaatattttttgccCTTGAAATACGAGAATTGATGTACAAGATATTTATCGACCCTGCTCATCAGTAGATGTGGCAATGGGGAAAATTACTGTAGGGAATGGGTAACCATCCCCGCCCCCAATTGGAGGAAATTtcccccgtccccgtccccgtccctgTCCCCGCCCGTGGGGGAGGAAATTCTCCCATCCTCGCCCCCGCACGGGGAATGGGTACCCGATGGGGTCCCCATCCCTGCAGATAACATGCCCAGTCCCAGGTTAAAATGTTCCTGAAGATCTCACTATGCATTATTGGCTGGCCACCATCACACCACCATGTCCAGCACAGGCAGAGGGTGAGCTTCCTGGTCTTGTAGGTCAAGTGCTATCTACCATTACCTCTCAGGTGCTAGCTACATCACAGACTACAAAGTAAAGAAACCGGACATATGTGATACACAACATAGCGGTTGAAGCAGAGATGAAATCTAAGCACATCttcatcacaattcacaaaagATTAGATCTCTCGCAAGAAACTAGATGAACACAACTAAGTGACATGACTTGCTCAGTACACAAGTACAGGAGAGCAACACTAAACATTTTGGCTATACACTTTCAATTTTCATGATGACACTAAAATATACAACTCCCTGATACCCAACCATCCAAATTAGAGGAAATGGATCTACATAAACATGAAGATACAAGGcaataaaattacaaaagcACATGCATTCTTGACTTCTTGTCCTCCTGAGGCTCTCAACAAAGTGCAAGTCCCTGCATGCTAGCAAATTACTTAGATAGTTAACAAGGAAATGAGTAAACATGTATTTTGCTATTCTAACATAGCATGAACATCACCTCCATCCTTTCTTGGATCTCTTGAAGGCAACTCCAAAAGATTTTAGGCTTGTCATTATTCTCATCATCTACAAAACACAATCACAAGATGACAAGAAATATATTGCAACCATGACACTAGAAATTGAATGAATAGGAATTTTACAACATATATACCTTTATACTTGTTGCGTATCCAATCTTGTGAACACATTACAGCCTCCAAGATCTCTGGAGTGAGCTGGCTGTAGTGCTCACTAAGAACCCTCCCACTAGTACTAAATGCAGATTCAGACGCAACAATGCTGACTGGAATAGCAACTATATCACATGCTATCTTCCTCAATGTAGGATAACTTGTAACAATCACCTTCCACCAATCTAGAATCTAAAATTTCTCTGTTGCAATTGGAACCAACTCATCCTCCAAGTACCTATCTAGCTCAGATTTGACTCTTGTGATTGTTGGCCTTCTACTTGCAACACGTGCACTGATTGTAGACAATAAACTTGAATGATCAAGTGGAGGAGCTGATGATTCTGTgttatcctcctcctcctccacttgaTACTCCTTCATCAAATCACATAAAGAGTCTCTAACTTCATGAACTTTTTCAATACACACTCCACTGGTATGACCTAATAGGGTCTAGGATCAAGAATAGTGGCTATTCCCATTAGTCCTTTAATGTCCTtccaatatttttcaaaattttcaattat
This region includes:
- the LOC133908510 gene encoding uncharacterized protein LOC133908510 isoform X2 — translated: MAEAHPCRRPPLGPGSAASSTAPIACEPSMATLAQQDLPPSRSATRPSPPTTVLCSTSPTAAAPPPPSSAAVSPKIPGGNRAKASDAKRFSSPIIPMVVKSPGIRLMLSPRLRSPSPMSISSSRQKASNPSHVPASTVASESAFSTGERVINDYRSRLSSDTIEALICLQDWIRENDTTSDNIAGNLMGDDDES
- the LOC133908510 gene encoding zinc finger BED domain-containing protein RICESLEEPER 2-like isoform X1 codes for the protein MAEAHPCRRPPLGPGSAASSTAPIACEPSMATLAQQDLPPSRSATRPSPPTTVLCSTSPTAAAPPPPSSAAVSPKIPGGNRAKASDAKRFSSPIIPMVVKSPGIRLMLSPRLRSPSPMSISSSRQKASNPSHGSSRKNRRRKLRSDIWIDFEPIYDSQTLVQAKCKHCNKLFKSTRDVGTSACRRHLKSCDGKTRLDRMLAQMNSNNDASLKDWKFDQEVSRLELVKLIVVHEMPFSLVEYPKFRSFVASLNPWFTLVSRTTIKADCVSTYGEGKVVLREILKKSTSRVSLTADLWTSNQTLGYLCVTCHYIDDDWRIHKRIIKFTLVETPHDGRTMFNAMLRSLQDWNIEDKVFALTLDNATVNDSFVRSLQENLVAKRLLVCKGELFHYRCAAHVFNLIAQEGLKAISGATYNIRESVKYVKSSQARKQRFEKMVEQVGIYEKRPPLDVATRWNSTYNMLLTSLLYKRAFEALSREDTQYIYEPSDEEWNMADKLCGLLKVFSDATKVVSGSKYPTVSCYFHHVWEVKKMLERESSNPDLVIATVVHEMRQKLKKYWDMSFLKICIPVVFDPRFKLKFLEFRLRQGFEGTTSSCLSIIEKTTRKLFDEYSLQMGDLVIENAQTNNNNELNVDESGPWADWSQHQSAQQIKRVSELDKYLEEETVPVGVDFDILQFWKMYSTKYPILARMARDLLAVPASTVASESAFSTGERVINDYRSRLSSDTIEALICLQDWIRENDTTSDNIAGNLMGDDDES